One window of Mangrovibacterium diazotrophicum genomic DNA carries:
- a CDS encoding 4Fe-4S dicluster domain-containing protein — protein MRYAMAIDTKKCVGCGDCVVACQTENNVPHGYCRDWIVESVDGTYPSLSLEFRSERCNHCDNSPCVRCCPTGASHKAEGGIVLVTHHKCIGCGACIQSCPYDARYPHPEGYVDKCTFCIHRVEKGQNPACVDVCPTHCLYFGDLDDPNSDVSLALKDRKWKVLAPEAGTKPQLYFLT, from the coding sequence ATGAGATATGCGATGGCGATAGACACCAAGAAGTGTGTCGGCTGCGGCGATTGTGTCGTAGCCTGTCAAACTGAAAATAATGTACCGCACGGCTACTGCCGCGACTGGATTGTGGAGAGCGTTGACGGAACCTATCCGAGCCTCAGCCTCGAGTTCCGGTCGGAACGCTGCAACCATTGCGATAATTCACCTTGTGTGCGCTGCTGCCCAACCGGGGCCAGCCACAAAGCAGAAGGTGGAATCGTGTTGGTAACGCATCATAAATGTATCGGTTGTGGTGCCTGTATTCAGTCGTGTCCGTATGATGCACGTTACCCGCATCCGGAAGGCTATGTGGATAAATGTACGTTCTGCATTCACCGTGTGGAAAAGGGACAGAACCCGGCATGTGTTGACGTGTGTCCAACGCATTGTTTGTACTTCGGCGATCTCGACGATCCGAACAGTGATGTTTCGCTGGCTTTGAAGGACCGCAAGTGGAAAGTACTGGCGCCCGAAGCCGGAACAAAACCTCAATTGTATTTTCTAACCTAA
- the nrfD gene encoding NrfD/PsrC family molybdoenzyme membrane anchor subunit, whose translation MKEELFVSGRDIPNIDPYLNIWHWQIPLYLFLGGLAAGILFFAGFYTVRGKADKMQATVKWAPLLAPIALVLGLGALFWDLKHKLFFWQLYTTVRLDSPMSWGAWTLMIITPISLIWVASYMKEMFPWWDWKFDFLNKAEAWVIKNRVGIAWVMMVYAVILGVYTGILLSAFNARPLWNTSILGPLFLVSGFSTGLAATILLSKDPKERKRLSQIDLIFIVIELFLIVHLFMGFLAGSQTAIEAAHLFLGGPFTVTFWVFVVMLGLVFPAVLETLELLGFHVPKWLPAVLILFGGLMFRFIMVEAGQITRYLY comes from the coding sequence ATGAAAGAAGAATTATTTGTCAGCGGACGCGATATTCCCAATATTGATCCGTACCTGAATATATGGCATTGGCAAATTCCGCTTTATCTTTTCTTGGGCGGTTTGGCTGCGGGGATTTTGTTCTTTGCCGGTTTTTATACAGTGCGTGGCAAAGCTGATAAAATGCAGGCTACTGTGAAATGGGCTCCTCTTTTAGCTCCAATCGCATTGGTTCTTGGCCTTGGCGCTTTGTTCTGGGATCTGAAACACAAACTCTTTTTCTGGCAATTGTACACCACTGTTCGTTTAGATTCTCCGATGTCGTGGGGTGCCTGGACGTTGATGATTATTACACCGATATCCCTGATTTGGGTGGCCAGTTACATGAAAGAAATGTTCCCCTGGTGGGATTGGAAATTTGATTTCCTGAACAAAGCTGAAGCATGGGTGATTAAAAATCGGGTTGGGATTGCCTGGGTGATGATGGTTTATGCGGTCATCCTTGGGGTTTACACCGGTATTCTGTTATCCGCATTCAACGCTCGTCCGCTGTGGAATACTTCGATTCTCGGGCCGCTGTTCCTGGTTTCCGGTTTCTCAACCGGCTTGGCGGCGACCATTTTGCTGAGCAAGGATCCGAAGGAGCGGAAACGTCTGAGTCAGATCGACCTCATTTTTATTGTGATCGAGCTGTTCCTGATCGTACACCTGTTTATGGGATTCCTGGCCGGATCGCAAACAGCGATTGAAGCAGCTCACCTATTCCTGGGCGGACCATTTACCGTTACTTTCTGGGTGTTTGTGGTAATGCTGGGGCTTGTTTTTCCGGCGGTTCTCGAAACCCTGGAGTTATTGGGTTTCCATGTTCCGAAGTGGTTGCCGGCTGTGCTCATC